A window of the Hemitrygon akajei chromosome 22, sHemAka1.3, whole genome shotgun sequence genome harbors these coding sequences:
- the samd9l gene encoding sterile alpha motif domain-containing protein 9-like, giving the protein MGTHPENVPYLNENGATSPVPEEKKAGYTQCNPHPFDKEEAEFYYVKGHVLPVESGSKNLITPCHEFKSFQFAAQRNDFEQEVKFAKEVIKFAAACMNCRTNGTIHFGVEDGGVYKHGEIRGVPVPKRELFVKARDKYIKKCFILKHHRHAEHSIRPPRFVEVIGEDSGEQHFVIEVDVVPSLSWVKDKFFPVMIPDLNKSTSNQIEYTHRSCYTREGAASEKIHKMPEYFRDWDFAREKAEREEELSRDDVYRKLSELFTSIKKHMNSKIKYILVIDHHKNNENLGFLLKMNFFCIFDFDPNSSTQDLFNLQPKAKPYFLEECVTETGSLTDEIKTNSFHQTSWIFCNGQNSNGEHKPTYNTTSCSEMRREHLANIVSQICSAVLPPGSFEVLFLLLSQANQTLAEAFHEFYTGMNGRNIRCIVEDRKIYNRWKEVLDTENNRNIHNLSIVGTKISHLDNMIQIIQSSWPTVKQLLNDDTNYEDLMPYLEVLRSTDCSWEDVDPDDEEWQKEIRDKEMRFYKGGKVNWMNFWFADNKYCGEIIKRDAYEKVESHLNSLLETTTSAEPVIIVTISHMSGSGGSTVARHILWDFRKRVRCATVNIIHPMHPAKTVCEHAVKLQKKEGDKVHLPVLLLVEDCDNEYIEELRINLTRAVIDYSSKPSFILLHCKRYKSAEALNNRPATVKVRYMLSENEKMQFRKKLDALKELYEEHSILTFVLMTKEFNREYLTNCVNELLGSIGQTSCALQLIRCIALLNYYVGDSYITVSQCEAFISRCVQGECAQHITFQSMLNGTANYLLEELTEISSVRIVHCKVAEEILNQMMCSQSQSKTAAKLLEESTFTKHYAAVKVDGFIRHLFVQRKDHMDRAKLSFSSFITHVSQNESKNTAIDILIKACKRFDEDAFVIQQLVRFLCKEKKFEQAEKWVERARNLAPSNSYILHTEGEMYNKWIRSKFTISCLTEQNRSPCIFSKAIKMGLKAIDAFQNSQEASKLENEWNNAGCFGEIDVGCYIVNCMSELDIFKYKNGCYMNLVKYLLTDWIPEGMDDTLGGLHEKLKMLHDNIWKTMETTYEYIAYFHPDRPTEERLPEEKYFEKLIKNEKQFSSFFTNINDDLLRQENMEHLLPKLKNHNIYFLGGGRFMNIFHLDPANCIKIIKLCTNQQANYNKSNLENYVLSHIALAVKEHPAATSKAELRKFSYTLCKMCTLDESPIPYFIQVLLYWPESKAENADGDEVCLIDALTSMNRLYKNKINDSPTRKMSTYPHFFLGPGDGFQRFIHNRQRECNDGMYAWQRLRNKLQRIEGYIENQKLYIQGHSGESKIPVHCGPKYVIPSKRRRVLFYLGFTLRGCVAYNIQKVSEDH; this is encoded by the coding sequence GGACTCATCCTGAAAATGTACCTTATTTGAATGAAAATGGAGCAACATCCCCTGTCCCAGAAGAGAAGAAGGCAGGTTACACTCAATGTAACCCCCATCCTTTTGACAAAGAAGAAGCAGAGTTTTACTATGTAAAAGGACATGTCCTTCCAGTAGAATCTGGTAGCAAAAACTTAATTACTCCATGCCATGAATTTAAATCTTTCCAATTTGCTGCCCAGAGAAATGACTTTGAACAGGAAGTAAAATTTGCAAAGGAAGTTATAAAGTttgctgcagcctgcatgaactgcaGAACCAACGGGACAATTCACTTTGGAGTTGAAGATGGTGGGGTATATAAACACGGCGAGATACGGGGTGTTCCTGTGCCAAAACGAGAACTTTTTGTAAAGGCACGCGACAAGTACATCAAGAAATGCTTTATCCTAAAGCATCACCGCCATGCTGAACATTCCATTCGTCCACCAAGATTTGTTGAGGTCATTGGTGAAGATTCTGGAGAGCAACACTTTGTCATTGAAGTTGATGTTGTTCCATCGTTATCATGGGTAAAAGATAAATTCTTCCCAGTGATGATTCCAGATTTAAACAAATCTACAAGTAACCAAATAGAATATACCCACCGATCCTGCTATACAAGAGAAGGGGCTGCTTCTGAAAAAATTCACAAGATGCCTGAGTATTTCCGGGACTGGGATTTTGCCAGAGAAAAAGCAGAGCGCGAGGAAGAGCTCTCCAGAGATGATGTGTATAGGAAACTGTCTGAACTGTTTACGAGTATCAAGAAACACATGAACAGTAAAATAAAGTATATTCTAGTCATAGACCATCATAAGAACAATGAGAATCTTGGCTTTTTGTTAAAAatgaattttttttgtatttttgatTTTGACCCCAATTCCAGTACACAAGATTTATTCAATCTGCAGCCCAAAGCCAAACCTTATTTCTTGGAAGAGTGCGTCACCGAAACAGGTTCATTGACCGATGAAATAAAGACGAATTCCTTTCATCAAACCAGCTGGATATTTTGCAATGGGCAAAACAGCAATGGGGAGCACAAGCCTACTTACAATACAACGTCCTGCAGCGAGATGAGAAGGGAGCATCTAGCAAACATTGTATCACAGATCTGCAGTGCAGTCCTTCCACCAGGATCATTTGAAGTGCTTTTTCTTCTGCTCTCACAAGCAAATCAGACACTAGCAGAGGCATTTCATGAGTTCTACACTGGAATGAATGGCAGGAATATAAGATGCATTGTGgaagacaggaaaatttacaacagATGGAAAGAAGTTCTGGACACTGAAAATAATAGGAACATCCACAACCTGAGTATAGTGGGAACAAAGATCAGCCATTTAGACAATATGATTCAGATCATTCAGTCTTCCTGGCCAACTGTTAAGCAGTTGCTTAATGATGACACTAATTATGAAGACCTGATGCCTTATCTGGAAGTGCTGAGGTCAACTGACTGCAGTTGGGAGGATGTTGACCCGGACGATGAAGAGTGGCAGAAAGAAATCAGAGATAAGGAGATGCGCTTTTACAAAGGTGGCAAAGTCAACTGGATGAATTTCTGGTTTGCTGATAATAAATACTGTGGGGAAATTATAAAAAGAGACGCATATGAAAAAGTGGAATCTCATCTGAATTCTTTGCTAGAGACAACAACTTCAGCAGAGCCAGTGATCATCGTGACAATAAGCCACATGTCTGGCAGTGGAGGAAGCACTGTGGCCCGTCACATCCTCTGGGACTTCAGGAAGAGAGTTCGGTGTGCAACAGTTAACATAATACACCCTATGCACCCTGCAAAAACTGTCTGTGAGCACGCTGTTAAACTACAGAAGAAAGAAGGGGATAAGGTGCATTTACCAGTGCTTCTACTGGTTGAAGACTGTGATAATGAGTACATTGAAGAACTGAGGATCAATCTGACACGAGCAGTTATTGATTATTCTTCAAAGCCAAGCTTCATTCTGCTACACTGCAAGAGATATAAATCTGCAGAAGCACTGAACAATAGACCTGCAACTGTGAAGGTTCGTTACATGTTATCAGAGAACGAAAAGATGCAGTTTAGGAAAAAACTGGATGCCCTCAAAGagctgtatgaagaacattcaatTCTCACATTTGTTCTAATGACCAAGGAATTCAATCGAGAATACCTTACCAACTGTGTGAATGAACTTCTGGGAAGTATTGGTCAGACATCCTGTGCTCTTCAGTTAATTCGTTGCATTGCATTGCTAAATTATTACGTCGGGGATTCATACATAACTGTGTCTCAGTGTGAGGCATTCATAAGTCGATGTGTACAAGGAGAATGTGCACAGCACATTACTTTTCAGAGCATGTTGAATGGAACGGCAAACTATTTACTTGAAGAACTGACAGAAATCTCTAGTGTTCGAATTGTGCACTGTAAAGTCGCAGAAGAAATACTGAATCAGATGATGTGCTCTCAATCTCAGAGTAAGACCGCTGCCAAACTCCTTGAGGAAAGTACTTTTACCAAGCATTATGCTGCCGTAAAAGTAGATGGATTCATCAGGCATCTATTTGTTCAAAGAAAGGATCACATGGATAGAGCCAAACTGTCTTTCTCTTCCTTCATTACACACGTATCACAAAATGAGAGTAAAAACACCGCCATCGATATTCTGATCAAAGCCTGTAAGCGCTTTGATGAGGATGCATTCGTGATTCAGCAACTTGTTAGGTTCTTGTGCAAAGAGAAGAAGTTTGAACAGGCTGAGAAATGGGTGGAAAGGGCTAGGAATTTGGCACCATCCAATTCTTATATTTTACACACTGAAGGGGAAATGTATAACAAATGGATTCGCTCAAAGTTCACTATATCATGTCTAACTGAACAAAACAGATCTCCATGCATATTTTCAAAGGCAATAAAGATGGGATTGAAGGCAATTGATGCTTTTCAGAATTCCCAGGAAGCATCCAAGTTAGAGAATGAATGGAATAATGCAGGCTGCTTCGGTGAGATTGATGTAGGGTGTTATATTGTGAATTGTATGTCTGAGCTGGACATATTTAAATACAAGAATGGGTGCTACATGAACCTGGTGAAGTACTTACTGACGGATTGGATCCCAGAAGGAATGGACGACACGTTGGGTGGGTTGCATGAAAAATTAAAGATGTTGCATGATAACATTTGGAAAACAATGGAAACAACTTATGAATACATAGCTTATTTCCATCCTGACCGACCAACTGAGGAAAGGCTTCCTGAGGAGAAATACTTTGAGAAATTAATTAAGAATGAAAAACAATTCTCATCTTTCTTCACAAACATAAATGATGATTTGCTGAGACAAGAAAATATGGAACATTTGCTGCCCAAGTTAAAAAACCACAACATTTATTTCTTGGGTGGTGGCAGATTCATGAACATTTTTCACCTAGATCCTGCAAATtgtataaaaataataaaattgtgTACCAATCAACAGGCAAATTATAACAAAAGTAATCTGGAAAATTATGTTTTATCACATATTGCACTGGCTGTCAAAGAACATCCTGCAGCTACTTCTAAAGCAGAACTTCGTAAGTTCAGTTACACATTGTGTAAAATGTGTACTTTGGATGAGTCTCCCATCCCATACTTCATACAGGTGTTATTGTACTGGCCAGAAAGCAAAGCTGAGAATGCTGATGGAGACGAAGTGTGTTTAATTGATGCATTAACCTCCATGAACAGATTGTACAAGAACAAAATAAACGATTCGCCAACTAGGAAAATGTCTACTTACCCTCACTTTTTCCTTGGACCTGGAGATGGCTTTCAGAGGTTTATCCACAACAGACAGAGGGAATGTAATGATGGGATGTATGCATGGCAACGACTTCGTAACAAGCTACAACGCATTGAGGGCTACATTGAAAACCAAAAACTTTACATTCAAGGCCATTCTGGTGAAAGTAAGATTCCTGTCCATTGTGGTCCCAAATATGTGATACCATCCAAGAGAAGAcgagttttattttatttgggaTTTACATTGCGGGGCTGTGTTGCTTACAATATTCAGAAAGTGTCTGAAGATCACTAG